CTTGAGTACCCTTAGAATAAAATGGAACGAACATACATGAAAGAAGTGCCTCATATTATTATGGTAATTGAAAAGTATAATAAACCAAGAATATGCTTTTCACGAAGCATACAACGTGGATCCCATTTAAATTATTGCTTTCCTTTCGGTTTAGACTTACTCGAAGGGAAAGGGATCCCATCTGGTTCTAACCATATCATGCAAAAGGGTTGCTTTCTAAATCTAATGACCAAATCTTGTTAACAATGCATGGCAAtggaatttttagtttttactttaTGAAGATGATAGGTCAAGTTTACTGCGTGAAAGCTGAAGAGCAATAGGTTTATACATACAACTACACAACACTTTTCGCCTACACCTTACATTACAACTTAAAAAGCTTATAGTCAAGAGATGAATAATGAATCTACTGATCCAATCCTTCACAGCTGTTTTCTTCATAAAATTGGCCACAGTTTTCACGTCAATCAAACATTATTATCCTATTTCACAACACacccatgaaatcaatatattataaaattagtattaaattaaataacgtATAAGTGATTTTCGATAAAATGAGGAGAGGAGAGggtataaaaatgataataataataaaaagttaactgatgttaaaaaaattttgaattaagaaGTGTGTTGGAATATGTTAATTTAAAGCAAGGATATTAAACcataaaatatgtgaaaagtttATGGCCCCAGTATAAACACTCAAAAACCCAAGGGTCAAAgtgtaaaatgaaaaagttaaacaATCAAGAGTGAAAATAACCCAATTTATCCTTGGCCTCGTTGAGGTGCTCCCCAAACTCATAGAGCTTCTCAATGTGCTCGGCTTCCTCGAAAACGTCAGTCATTTGGTGGATTTAATTAGGATGGATATAACTCAGAAACTGGAAATGTAAGAAAACTAACAAGTTTGTGGAAGAATGCAAATTTtgattgtatattttaattacatatgCCATTTAAAAATCTAATGGAGGGCCTAATGCATGGCATCATTAGAAACATATTGTATGTTGGAAGCCAATCCAACTTCTGGATAAAATCCAAACTTATCCAGATATTTTTTTTAGACgattttagaatataaaataaagaaaaaggatatTATCTAGAAGATTAGATATTCTAGATAAACATTCtagtaattaaatatttgtaaaagcAATGACGATAATGTTGACATGTATCAACAATCCAAGGGTGGGAGCTTTCGTTCTTGTGATGATGTAAGAGAGAGCTATGAGCAAGAGAGTGTGAGAGGTAGAGAATAGAAGAGTAGTGAGGTAAGTGTGTGTCACAGTATAATTATATTGTGTATTAATAAAAGTGTTCACTTTTCTTGTAATTGTAAGTCTCAGTTAAGCTTTAGGTTTCTAAGCACTTAGAGCACTTGTGTTGGCTTTAATGTATGGTCGATTTTGCTGCTTGAATGATATATAGTCGGCTCTACCGCCTaagaagttaaaaaataaaaggttaaccGACTTCAAAGAGTTGGTGTAACACTAATTGTAGGTATTATAGGTCCTCTATAGTGGGTGTGTTAGGCTCATTGAGCTTCCAACATTGTACATGCAACTACCTATCAATTTAGAATCACATACCTAGTCAGTATTCTGGTAAGGTAAGTTTGTTTTTCTGTtggttttcttttcaatttctttaaagaaactaattataaaattactataTATACATTTAGAATCGCATCCTAGTAAAATGTTCTCTTGGTTACGAAATCTATTTCTCAAGATTATGCAATATAAGGTGGGGAGAGTATTCTGGCGATCGAGAGACGTCGAAGAGGTCAAGGCGACGATGAAAgaggaagaggaggaggagaaaacccaactttaataataacatttttcCATCCCTCCTAAGTTCTTTTTCTatccttttctttcctctttggGGCCTCTTATTGATGTTGCTAGTTGTATCACTCCACAAGAATCTGCATCTTGGATTAGTTGGTGGCAGGAAGTGTTGGTATTGCAATTGtcgatgtaacacccctataccaGGTCCGATCGTATGGACCCGATATAATACTATTACATTTGGTACCAAAATGGTTTTGGCTAGATACGatttaatttaacatgttaACAGCATCTTACACAAGACACTTACCTATAAATACTTACATGAACAATGAAGAAGGGATCAACTCTTCAAGAATACTAAGATTGCACTCTACCAATACTCTTTCCTCCAACCTTTATGTTCTCTTCACCTCCACTTTTCATAACCTCGACTCCAGCCTGACTGGGTGAACCGATCTTCATAGCATCCATCTTTCCTCCTTAGTatcaacaattttaataatttaaaaactcaattaaaattattttaaactctAAACTATAATTTGAGACATCTAATACAATtgatcctaaaattttattgcttGTTCTTTGGGACGGTTTCTAAACTACCTCATCATGGTTGTATCCGTACCATTCAGCTTAACCCTTTACCATATTAgaaaatcatcaacaaaattcacaattattcttaaaattttgaatacaataatatgagatattatgacatcataagtttaatattatgGGATAAATGGTAAAATCAAAGCTGCAGCATCTGTATAGATTCTACTTAATTTCCAAATCAgttgtatatataattttgtggCATAAAAGCCTTTTTTACTTTGCCTCAAATAGCTGGAGTCCCACATAATCTCTAAGTTTTTTATTGTACTACTACTACTTAGATTTAACAAAACATTACTTTCGTGTTATTACTTATTAGTACAACTTTTAACAGCAATCTAATAATAATCCACATGAACATTATGAACcataaaacaacaacaaattcttgattttattttcacacgtaccaatatgccaaaatatATGGATCGTTAATGATTAGATTATTGCAGGTTTCAACAATACATTATTAggttgttttattttagtcacacacaaaaaaaatctttttttaagtattgaatgaggtaaaaaaaaaagggattaaagtgaaaagcggtagaaattaaaataatacattaaaaattgtcaaattgtatttatttatcacattgctgaaaattaaatttcttttttttcaatattgaaattttaaatttcaaaaataaaattaactaaataaattgttgaaaaattttatcccATTATAATGTTAATCgactataatattgaaattaattaaattaatctcattcagaattttaaaattttatttatatttccatattattttaatgaaatcaatttgataactcatatttaataattgactgcaaaacttaaaattcttttgattatataatcttAAATCTTTCATACTAAGCTAAAAGcaaattaattgtttgttcTTCATTTCGGTAAAGAAGTGATGAAGAATTCTAGGTTTTGTTTGgcatgaaagaaaaaattaattgatttagttAATTGTAAGGacttttctttgcttttagcTTAGTATAGAAAACTCGATATCATATAATCATAAGAAAATTGAGTTTCATGTACAAATagtaaatatgatttatttgaattgattttaagatttaaaaggaaactaaattaattaattttaatgttatagtAACAAATCGGTTGACATTATCAatagataatttttaattaacttatttaattgattttgatgtaatattaaaaagttagaacttataatttgataattttaaagcattattttaatttgtataaatttttgcTTTAATCCTTAATGCTTTTTACCCGAtcaagattaaaagaaaatatttttggataactaaaatgaaagcaaataaaaGTGTGAACATGATGTAAGTGTGTATAAGTTAATTGTTGCTAAAGATTGAATGgttgaatgactaaaataaaaatgctgtaaaaattgaatgaaaaatttataaaaattttattttgatgaatatcTAATtgccttaatttttatatatacccAAATATCTCGTAAAGGTAGTTGCTTTTTTGGCTTACAGGTAAACTAGGATCGCAATTTCACAACTTGCtcgagaaagaaagaaaagtcaAAGATACCTTATTGGTCACGCCTCTTGAATCATCAAGTTGACTGTCCTTGGCAAATCTCTTATCACCCTTTTGTACACAACATTGTCTATAGCCCTAGATCAGACAAAAATCTGAGATATTTGAAATCTAACGGTGTGATAGAAGCTGAGTTTATTTGGGTGGAGCAGCGGAGAGCGGAACACGTTGTGACCGCCTCAAAAAAGGGCGATCGGACATCGCCATGTGTTGAGCTGTCACGGGAAAAACGTCACGGCGTGCCTCTCCTTAATTCCTACGCAACTCTCTTTTCCCTGATCATTCATAAAAAAGGTTATAAAACCAATTATGGTATtgataaaattgttttaagaagagtatttttacttattttaattttacggGAGTGAACATTTTGATAATgaagatattttattaagtaaaataaagagaaataacGCTAATCGTTCCACACAGTTCCAATTTCCAAAATGGTGAGTGATTTTATTACTTCAAACTCTAGGATCCTTTTAGAACCATAGGaaacatttcatattttcgAATTTATTACTTGAAAACAAGTATCAGATTTGTTTAGAACATCCGTGAAAACAaccttctaaaattttaaaatatgaatataaatatgaattggAGCAAAAAAGTGGTATACTTGTATTGGTTTTGAATTCTACCTTCACAAATTAATGagtaaataatttctttaaattaataaaataatatgccaaagaaacaaatagcaaatgaattttaatttttgcattatgTATTCTCATATTATCAATTAAGTTATCCTATTATTGAAactattaatttaaccattaaacaatacaaaattttgtaacataatttaaaataaaaactttaaagaaaggTAAAATGTTGTcgtttaacctttaaaattaaaaaaaaagagagcgaTGACTTTTGTAcaagtttcaaaaacatcaaaaccaagatttttacaatatttattttcttaaattttcattttgaactatGTTACATAAGATTTAACGTCTAATTAAAGATTTTagtaatagaagaattttattaatatgaCATATATTaacttagaataaaaatataccttaaatatatttatatcttaagaatacattaaatataccaaaaagaaaagggaaaaacaaaaaacGAAACAAACAGAGAGTATGATATTCAGTTATTAACTTCCTATATAAAAGCATCTATTTTCTCACCAACGCCATAAACGTAACAGATTCAAATCATTTTAGAGGCCACTCaacaaaaggaaaagagaagccATTAAAGTTGCCCATCATTAACCACtcaattttcgttttttttttttttgaaaaaaaaaccccaaaccctaaCATTGAAGACAATGGATTTTTCCTCCAAGGTCGCAAAGAAAGAAACCAGCGCTGGCTCAGGTCTTCTCTTAGGACGTTACGAGGTCGGGAAACTCCTCGGACACGGCACTTTCGCTAAAGTTTATTACGCGCGCAACGTCAAAACCGATGAAAGCGTGGCCATCAAAGTGTTGGACAAGGAAAAAATCCTCAAGGGTGGCTTAATCGCTCACATTAAGCGCGAAATTGCCATCCTCCGCCGCGTGCGCCACCCCAACATCGTACAACTCTTCGAAGTTATGGCCACCAAAACTAAGATCTACTTCGTCATGGAATACGTACATGGCGGTCAGCTCTTCAGCAAAGTCGCCAAAGGCAGATTAAAAGAAGACGTCGCTAGGAAATACTTCCAGCAATTAATCTCAGCTGTTAATTTCTGTCACGCCCGCGGGGTTTACCACCGCGACTTGAAGCCCGAGAATCTACTACTAGACGAAAAAGGGGATTTGAAAGTCTCCGATTTCGGGTTGAGCGCGGTTTCGGATCAGATCCGACAAGACGGTTTGTTTCATACGTTTTGCGGGACCCCTGCTTACGTAGCACCGGAAGTTTTGGGGAGAAAAGGTTACGATGCTGCCAAAGTAGATATCTGGTCTTGCGGGgtgattttgtttgttttaatggCGGGGTATTTACCTTTTCACGATCATAACATTATGGCGATGTATAAGAAGATTTACAAGGGAGAGTTCAGGTGCCCCAAATGGTTTTCACCTGATTTACTTCGGCTACTTACCAAGCTTCTGGATACGAACCCGGACAAGAGAATAACCATCTCGGAAATCATGGAGAACCGTTGGTTTAAAAAgggatttaaacatattaaattttacattgaaGACGATAAAGTTTGCAGCGTTGAGGACGGGGATGATAACCTGGGATCATGTTCGGACCATTCAACACACTCTGAATCGGACGCCGAGCTTGAAACAAGGAGGAAAGTTACTACTTCATTGCCGAGGCCAGCTAGTTTGAATGCCTTTGATATTATATCCTTTTCGCCGGGTTTTAATTTATCTGGATTATTTGAAGAAGGGGAGGAAGGGGCAAGGTTTGTGTCAGGGGCACCTGTTAcgaaaattatttcaaaattggaAGAGATAGCCAAGCTGGTTAGTTTTACAGTGAGGAAAAAGGATTGTAGAGTTAACTTGGAGGGTTCTAGAGAAGGAGCTAAAGGGCCATTAGCGATTGCTGCCGAGATATTCGAGTTGACGCCTTCTTTGGTTGTTGTGGAAGTGAAGAAGAGAGGAGGGGACCGAGGAGAGTACGAGGAGTTCTGTAACAAGGAATTGAAACCTGGGATAGAGAATTTGACGCGAGACCAATCAACATCTGATGCACCTGTACCTGCACCCACACCTGCCCCTGCCCCTGCTGCATATTTACCTTCGGATACGGAATAGATTTTAAAGAGTGAGGAAGAGGAGAAAAGGGTAATTAAAGctctttcctttctctctctctcatgCTTTTTGTTGTCCCCTTCCTTCGTCTTAGGCTCTtgtatcattaaaaaaaaaagttgttttttgTCCTTTCTTTATGTTGTGATACTTGGGTTGAGCTTGGGATGGCtttgatatatatttgtatGATCTATTCTTGCGTCCAGAATGGCAGATTAGATCACAGAGGCTTGAATACAAAGTCATACAAATCTCGGCATTTGCATGTCTGGTTGTATATTATCATCAACATAATTGATCATATGAGTTAATGATACATTCTAATTTATATCCTCACTCTTTTGTAAGTTTGACTGGTTAGTGTGTGACAAGTTCAACGCTTAGCATTAGCTCTAGTCTCTGTTGCTCAACTTCTGTATGCTACTTTGGCCAGATCGCTTTTAAAGACAAATAGCACTTGCAAATATGACAAGTATGACCTGAAGCATGAGCTCTACTCCATTATTCAAAAGCCTTAGTTCTCACTAGTTGAGGGTTTGGAATAATCATCTTTGAGAAGAGAAGCAAATTTTCTTACTAGCAGTTGCCTTCTGGTAGTAATTTGTGCCATTGTTTGTTTGACGGTTGTAATCTGAATTCCGGCAGTTAGGGACAAAACCCAAATTTCAGGCAATGGATATAATCTCTTGCAAGAACTGCATTCCGTGCTTTGACACATTTGATGAAATGCAAGTTGCACAAGTAACATAGATAAGGACTGCCAAGAGAACTGAAACAAATCATTAACTTCTTTACACTAAATCTGTTAATAGATGTGGAATACAATCTGGATTGCTTTGCTACGAGGCAATTCTCCAATTGAGCCTAAAGGTATAATCGAGTCAAATCGAATTTGATTGGTGACAAGCTTGAGCTCGATTTGAAATTAAGAGTTTAAAACTCTAttcaaacttaatttaaatattaatttttaaactgaACTTATTTGAATTACTTGAGTTTGAGTTCAAGCTCGATTAAACTCATttcttaataattattcaaCCTAGTGCTTCATAAAACTCTATCTATATAGTAtagacaaaaatatattaaaaattagaaactcTTCTAATATAATCTAGatagaattttcaaattcaataaattatgcTGCActttataattattgaattaatttcaaattttttcaagcTTGGACATTATTAAACGTGGccattttgaaaattgaaaccaTACGTACAAATGCAAAATCATAATTGAGttcaactttttcctttttttaaaagcaaatgGTTGCGATCGGATTACATCATCCATGctatataaataagaattaaGATTACAGGTTGATAATTGGACCCTGACACTTGTAAACAGGCATAAATAAAAACAGTCTTGTGCTTTGAAGAATACTATAAAAAATCCTTAAAcaacaaaattcataatttgtTTGGGTTATACTTTATTCTAGTTTCCTCTTTCTCGTTTCCACGCAATGCTTATCAAATATGACAATGGCAATGGCGGATGGCTTCCATTATATAACAACAGCTAGAGGGATTCCATGTGTCGGCGAAGACTGATTTCATGATAAGCCTAGTTTCTCAAACAATGTCGATAGCATGTGCAGGTTTCAACAAGGCAGGAGTTAGTTCATGGTGTTCTTAAACACTAACGTACGTATGGTCTTGCTGCTctttttggttcaaattttggctataaaattttgataaaccTAGAAGATTTCAAAGGAAACTGTAACAAAAAGCATACAATAAATACTATCTGTGTTGATTTTATAAGAATGGGTTAATTAGATATATGCACcctattaaaataaacttgaacAAGAAAACATGAGAAATGAAGTGTATTGTCAGATGCTTATGCTATATATGCATCGTTACATACATACAGAATAGTTATCTCCTACCCTGCCTATTATCTCTTGTTTTTCCCCACTTATGCATGCAAAGGTGAAGCTTCTTACTCGCAACAAGAAAATCCACGCCTTGCAATGGTGTCAATATGGCAAGTAATTCCTTGAGGGTGCTTAGCCTCAGCTTGTCAGCCTCCTGCAGTATATTCGCCATAGAGCTCTCGAGTTCATCCAGTGCATGATCTACATTCCCACTAGATTCACCCACTCGGCTCATCCTTTTGGCAACCATGGCAATTGGTTGGTCTGCTATGTTCTCCTGTAAGCCGGCCAACTGACTCGAAAGCTTCTCTTCTTCCTCGATCGTcttaatgtgcaaattatttatcattctaAGCTGCGTTGCCAAAATCTGGCCAAGGTTTCCCCAGGCTAAGCCCTGGATGATTTCACTGAGCTGGTACTCCACCTGTGACCCACAGTGTGCATAAGTGAGTCGAATGTATGGGGAAGGTCTACAACCTGTTATCCAAAGCAAGGAGTTCTCCAAGGCGGTGTTCCATGACGGTGAAAACAAGCCTGAAACTCTCTTCTCAATATACTGTAGGAAACTGTCGAGGGACCTCTCAACCAGTTGGGCGCAGGTGTTGTCCGTTAAGTTGCCATCATTTTCGCTCTGGTTAAGGGCTTGAAGGCAGCAAAGGAGCCCAAGCTCAGGCCCCAACCGGTTTCAACTCAACGCAACAGAAGAGAAAGCAGGTTGACTCATTAACTCAGCCCATCATTGTTAGTTAGCCCAGCAGAGTGGGTTTTTGGgtaattggtaaaattttgggttatattaCCATTTGGCACCTATAtttggcttcaatgttcaatttggtatctGAGTTTTTTTGTgccaatttggtacctaattttggtttcaatattcaatttggtacctaaactaaaCAACATCATGTCCAATAAATACCTTACATGTGTGCTCTAGTAAAAAAGATAGGAACTTAGTTGGGACAAAAGAAAAACtaaggtaccaaattgaacattgaagctAAACTCAGGTAGTTGTATGAGATAAAGAAAAGCTCAAGTATCAATTTGAAAAAgatcaagtaccaaattgaacattaaagcCTAACTCAGGTACCAAATTGGGACAAAAAACTTAGGCATCAAATTGAACATTCAAGCCAAATATAGGAACCACATAGTATATTAACcctataattttcatattttttatttttttattataattggtGATTTCACTATGTTATGTTACATCAATAAATAATGGGCGTAATATAAGATATATTACATTCTTAAGAACGAatacaagtttaaattttagaaacaaaattATTGGAAGAGGAATCAAGAATCTCGAACATGGACCATACAAGAGACATTAAATTAATGAGGTTagtagatttttatattttttaggtgattAGTCGGTAATGCAGAGTCTAAATGTAATTTGTATGCTAAAATTGGGGTTAATTTGTCTTTGattctatttattaaaaaactgatttggtttagaaaaaaaattctattatgCTTATCAATCATTTGTCTTGTGAATGCATTATCTCTCTTTAgtttatattaatcaaatcaaacgATACGATAGAAGACGCTTAGAAGAACCAAAATTCACTAATGGCAAACAAATTGATTTAGGTAAAGTGATAAAGATTACAAATGCTTAAATTAGCaacaaaaagaagaggaaaccaatattctatcatgaaactagtataaaattaatcaaacgCCTTCGCGGAAgccataaaatttaaaaattctcaaCCATTTAACAATATTGAAGAGGGAAAACAAAAGTATGAATTGGTTTATTAGCATTACATTAGAAACTTTGTAATCACAAAATACATTATATCTACTACAATTGTAATACATACGATCCATGTTACCAAGTATAAACATGCACTTCTTTTGCATTAATGAAGTTGTGGCAAAGATGAATGGGCGAAAATATTGAAGGATTGGACAAATTTGATGTGTATAAATGAAACaaagtgaccaaaaaagaaatggaaaccAAGTACAAGGAACaaaggcttttttttttctctcgagTGGGCGGGGGAGGATTTCTATTTTGAGACAAAGAAATTAGGTTGTCTCTCCATTGATAAAATCTCTAGTTCAGCCTACCATGTGGGGGAAAGCCTTGGGGTAGCTTGCTCAGGTGGGATGTTAATTCCTTGCCTCAATTTGGAAGTGATACGTACCTTTCATTGTTGGTCTTTGCCTTGCATCTATTTGGATGCATTCATTTATAACATCACAGATCACCTCAAGCTCGTCATCTTTGAGAGATTCAAGGGTTGGATCAATCATGTTGCTGATGCtcccttttatcatttaaacatTCATCGGCCTGCCAAGTTCATTATTACAAGTTTACCAAACACCCTAAACATACGGCCATTTCTCGATAGCACCATGCTCTGCTGAGTAGGGAAGCTTTCCAGAAATGACTTCGATTAGTAATATTCCAAAACTGTGGACATTCACTTCCGGATCAACAATAGGTGGCAACTCAGAATTTTGTGATTCACCATCACCGAGGATTTCAACTTAGAGATACCCTCTAGGCTAGCAATTTCTCCAACCTGTGTAAGTAAAAGAGGACGAAAGAGAATGGAGTGTTTTGTGATTAATTATAAGAACCTCATGAAgccaatttataaaaaaatttatatacctTTGCAGCATAATCGTCTGTTAGAAAGATAGCTTTTGAACTTAAGTTTGAATGAGGTAAGGGAGGATTTAGATTGTGGTGGCAATAAGCTGCACCCATAATGACCTCACCCTTGCACTCCAACCAAGATGCTCCATTTCTTTAactgaaaacaaaaacaaatgttTAAGCTCTCAAAGGATCAAGGTTGAGTAAAATGTTCACCGCgtgtaaattataatattacctTGCAGATGTTCAAAAAGGGTTCCATTCGGAGCATGTTCAAAAACCATCATCCTGCTGAAAGGGTTCATTCTCCTCACACTAGCCAATAAGGTTGACAAAGTTCTTATGGTTAAATCGTGACAGTGCATCGATCACGCTGCTTGCCATcgtacacacacacatatatatatatatatatatatatattataacaatataaaattaaaaaaacaattttttgtgGGGGTCTTATGATCTATCATTCCTCACTatagtatattattttatcatgtataatcgtttatcatatttttaataaaattaaataaagatgaaatctttattcatatatactatcaaatttgaaataaaaaatttctttagtAATCGtactcataattaaaaataataaattatatttttgaataaaataattttggctTCAAAGTTCCAAGATTCCTtacttctttttcattttaaaaaatatttttattaattatatttgacACCAATTAGAATAGAAATTAAACCgtcttatataataaaaatgttaaattatatttgatataaaaattgatCACGAGGATAAAAAATTTCAGGTTATTAAAAATTTGCAAGTCtaagaatttaaatatatcTTTGATTGAGTTGTAGCTTAATTGGTATCGATATTGTTGTCAAGTATAGGAGAACGTAAGTTCGACCGCATTGAAACGcatttatcctcctatttaagagttAAGGAGAAATTATGGGTAGTTCCAgacattatatcaaaaaaataatttaaataaacatatgtattataactattaaaaataCCTAATTTAATGCGTGacagaaaaaattataattggcAACATATAATGTAAAAAGCATAATTAGGTaatacataccaaatttaatttttatttgataattaattataattaatacaaGATCTATAATTAattgtagttttatttttagattgttAGATATCATCTTATATAAAGTTCTTAGTTGTTGttgagataataaaataaagagttGAGTTACTAAAATTCTGGGCGATATGTAGCACACTAATTCCtactattttattactttattttacaGTAGAAAATACACACAAGCAACAAGCAAAAAATTGCATTacatttcttttacaaattttccttTGCATCCAATACcaccatatttttttttacctctTAATAAGTTCTATTagattttggcttgatttttgggaaaagagAAGAGAGAACTTGATATTGATTGAAGACATTACTGGTCAAAGATGATGTTGTGCGAGATAGCTCACGGCAAcagttggtttttttttttttggaaaatgaagAGTTTTAGAGAATTTTGAGCACCGATGATCTTTTGTGAAGCTCCTCATTGTGTAAAAAACATACTACTGTTCCATGCTAAAGGTATTGTGATGTACTGAAACGCTTATTAATCTATGGAAGTTCCTTTATAGACtaaaccccccaaaaaaaaatgtaaacaaaacCTTAATTTCTCTCCGAGCTTCTTCTCTTGAGCTCTCTCTTCGACCTTTGCTTATTcacaattaatttagtttaagcGCCCCTCCCCAcaattaattgttatataataataatttggcaTGGCATCTATTAATGTGAACTTATGTTGGGTGTTAGATAAAACAAGCTGAAAAGTCATGTTGGTATTGACAAGAAGAGCAACCACCTCAACTGCCCCTGCAACTTTCTTACATTTCTGACAGAGATTCAACTACTTTCTGGTTATCCCTACAACTTAGCGCACGGATGATGGATTGTTTTCAGTGATTTGCATTGCCCATTGGATCTTTTTTGTCGCTCTCATAATTAATAAATAGGTGGGAATTGACTCACTGGTTCCAAGCTCTTGTTGGGTTAGTTTGCTTATTGGTAGGGCTTTTTTTGAAGCTGCAAAAACTCTGCAACTATTCTGTGAATTTtcagaagaaaaaaatgttattGATGGTGCATAATTGCTTGCATATGGAGCTTTACTCTCAACAGATagcttattaaatatttataccCGAATTAGATTTACCTACATCAGTTGGCTGAAAGTAGAATCACTACA
This sequence is a window from Gossypium raimondii isolate GPD5lz chromosome 5, ASM2569854v1, whole genome shotgun sequence. Protein-coding genes within it:
- the LOC105769754 gene encoding CBL-interacting serine/threonine-protein kinase 12; this encodes MDFSSKVAKKETSAGSGLLLGRYEVGKLLGHGTFAKVYYARNVKTDESVAIKVLDKEKILKGGLIAHIKREIAILRRVRHPNIVQLFEVMATKTKIYFVMEYVHGGQLFSKVAKGRLKEDVARKYFQQLISAVNFCHARGVYHRDLKPENLLLDEKGDLKVSDFGLSAVSDQIRQDGLFHTFCGTPAYVAPEVLGRKGYDAAKVDIWSCGVILFVLMAGYLPFHDHNIMAMYKKIYKGEFRCPKWFSPDLLRLLTKLLDTNPDKRITISEIMENRWFKKGFKHIKFYIEDDKVCSVEDGDDNLGSCSDHSTHSESDAELETRRKVTTSLPRPASLNAFDIISFSPGFNLSGLFEEGEEGARFVSGAPVTKIISKLEEIAKLVSFTVRKKDCRVNLEGSREGAKGPLAIAAEIFELTPSLVVVEVKKRGGDRGEYEEFCNKELKPGIENLTRDQSTSDAPVPAPTPAPAPAAYLPSDTE
- the LOC128032033 gene encoding protein DELAY OF GERMINATION 1-like, encoding MSQPAFSSVALTLNQSENDGNLTDNTCAQLVERSLDSFLQYIEKRVSGLFSPSWNTALENSLLWITGCRPSPYIRLTYAHCGSQVEYQLSEIIQGLAWGNLGQILATQLRMINNLHIKTIEEEEKLSSQLAGLQENIADQPIAMVAKRMSRVGESSGNVDHALDELESSMANILQEADKLRLSTLKELLAILTPLQGVDFLVASKKLHLCMHKWGKTRDNRQGRR